TTCATGCACAAGCGCCCCCAGCGCCGCGTGCCGGGATGCCTTCAACACACCCAACAGCCGGGCTTCGCCGAATTCATCCCCTGTTTCGTTCATTGCCTCAGTCACACCATCGGTGAAAAGCAGCAGAGTGTCGCCGGGAACAAGCGCTGCCTCTCCGACCGAGCAGTCCCAGTCCGTAAACATGCCGAGGACCGTCGCGGTGGATGCGAGCCTGTCGACGCTGAAATCACGATGGACCAGCAGCGGCGCAGTGTGCCCGCAGTTGACATATCGCAAACATCGCGTCGCATCGTGGTAGTCCCCAAAGAACAAGCTGGCGAAGTCGCTCTCCCCGGTGCAGTCGCAAAACAGCCGGTTCACCGACCGCAGCAGTCGCGGCAAGTCATCTGCCATGGAAGGGGAATGGCTCCGCAAGGTCGCCTGCAGACTGGCCATCATCAACGCAGCCGGCACTCCTTTTCCCGAAATGTCCCCCAACACCAGGCCGACGCGTCTCAACCCGAGATGAATGAAATCGTAGTAATCCCCGCCGATCCCCCCGGCAGGAAAATAGCATCCGCCCCATGCGAGGTTTTCCATTTGCGGAATCCTGCGGCGCAAGAGCCTGGCCTGAACTCGCCGGGCAATTTCCATCTCTTCGCCGGAGGGGGCAAACAGTCCAGCCAGGGCGGGAACGGTTTCGATGGTCACGTTGCCGAGTTGCATGGTCAGCCTCCGTCTCTATAATGATATATAGCACTATATCAGCATATCTTCATATTGCAAGAGAAAAATGCAAAAATTCTGAGGACAGGTGCTACAACCTCGGGACTCGCGAGAGACAGGTTCCTCCAATCGCCTGCAGCCTCCGGCCTATGGCGCTGGTCACATGAGTATATGTTGTTAATTTTCAATAACATATAATTGCAACTGCGTTCACTGGATTTTTCTCTTGACAATAAATACTACTAGTTATACTGTGTATATTATCTATACTAATTACGTAAGGAGATCGTGGTGTTCATTGCTCTGTCGCCAAGCCATCCCGATCCGATGTACAAGCAGCTCACGGATCAACTCAAGCACGCCATCGCCTCAGGCGATATCAAGGCGAACGAGAAACTCCCCTCCGTCCGCGAGCTCTCCGAAGCGCTGAAAATCAGCGCGATCACCATCAAGCGCGCGTACCTGGACCTCGAGAAGGAAGGCTACATATTCACCCGCGCCGGGATGGGTTCCTTTGTTTCTGAGGTGGATCTGGAGAGCCTGCGCAAGGAGAAGCTTGCCGAATTCCGAACCGAGCTCGAGAGGATTCTCGGTACCGGCAAAAAATTCGGCATATCGGCCGACGACATTGTGCAGTTGGTACGGCAGATTCAGGAGGACTGAGATGCCCCCCATTCTGGAGGCGAAGAGCCTCACCAAGCAATACCATGATTTCACCCTGAGGGAGATATCCCTCGAGATTCCCTGCGGCTGCATCGTGGGATTCTTCGGGCCCATTGGGGCCGGCAAGACCACGCTGATTAAGCTGCTTGCCCATCAGATCCCGGCAAGCTCCGGAACAGTCTGCGTCTTCGGCCTCAGCTATGACGACCGGGAAAAGGGGATCAAAAACCGGATCGGCTACGTCCCCCAGGAGCCGAGCTTCTACGGCGACAGGTCCGTCGGATTCAATGCCCGCTTCGCCGCCT
The Terriglobia bacterium genome window above contains:
- a CDS encoding PP2C family protein-serine/threonine phosphatase translates to MQLGNVTIETVPALAGLFAPSGEEMEIARRVQARLLRRRIPQMENLAWGGCYFPAGGIGGDYYDFIHLGLRRVGLVLGDISGKGVPAALMMASLQATLRSHSPSMADDLPRLLRSVNRLFCDCTGESDFASLFFGDYHDATRCLRYVNCGHTAPLLVHRDFSVDRLASTATVLGMFTDWDCSVGEAALVPGDTLLLFTDGVTEAMNETGDEFGEARLLGVLKASRHAALGALVHEMAAAVREFSGNRPKDDVTLLVARPVEPR
- a CDS encoding GntR family transcriptional regulator, which encodes MFIALSPSHPDPMYKQLTDQLKHAIASGDIKANEKLPSVRELSEALKISAITIKRAYLDLEKEGYIFTRAGMGSFVSEVDLESLRKEKLAEFRTELERILGTGKKFGISADDIVQLVRQIQED